In Juglans microcarpa x Juglans regia isolate MS1-56 chromosome 7D, Jm3101_v1.0, whole genome shotgun sequence, the following are encoded in one genomic region:
- the LOC121239640 gene encoding peroxidase A2-like, translating into MSSSLVKMAILFASLLIMIMFSRSNAQLSASFYDSTCSNVSSVVRGVVERAAQNDVRIGAKLIRLHFHDCFVDGCDGSLLLDDADGIESEKGAGPNAGSVDGFEVVDEIKTALENVCPGVVSCADILAISSQILVSLAGGPTWQVQLGRRDSRTANRAGVIGALPNALQTLEQITEKFNNVGLDSTDLAALSGAHTFGRARCATFSHRLYDFNGSGNPDPSLDTTSLETLRQTCPQGGSNDNTLTNLDRTSPDGFDNDYFTNLQNKQGLLQTDQELFSTSGANTVGIVNRFANSQSDFFDSFVQSMINMGNIRPLTGNNGEIRLDCKRVN; encoded by the exons ATGTCATCGTCTTTAGTTAAAATGGCAATTCTTTTTGCCAGTTTGTTAATCATGATCATGTTTTCGAGGTCAAATGCTCAACTGAGTGCTAGCTTTTACGATAGCACTTGTTCGAATGTGTCAAGTGTTGTTCGTGGTGTGGTGGAGCGAGCTGCACAAAACGATGTCAGAATTGGTGCCAAACTCATCCGCCTTCATTTCCACGACTGCTTTGTTGAT GGTTGCGATGGCTCCTTATTGCTAGATGACGCAGATGGCATAGAGAGCGAGAAAGGTGCAGGGCCTAATGCTGGCTCAGTTGATGGATTTGAAGTCGTTGATGAAATCAAAACAGCCTTGGAGAATGTTTGCCCTGGTGTAGTTTCCTGCGCAGATATTTTAGCCATTTCTTCTCAGATATTGGTTTCTCTG GCTGGAGGCCCCACATGGCAAGTTCAATTGGGAAGAAGAGATAGCAGGACCGCGAACCGAGCAGGAGTTATTGGTGCCCTTCCAAATGCTCTCCAAACCCTTGAACAGATCACTGAAAAGTTTAATAATGTCGGACTTGATTCTACTGATCTTGCTGCTTTATCCG GCGCACACACATTTGGAAGGGCACGATGTGCGACATTCAGCCACCGCCTTTATGACTTCAATGGCAGCGGGAACCCGGACCCTAGCCTGGACACAACATCCCTGGAAACGCTTCGGCAAACATGTCCTCAAGGTGGGTCGAATGACAATACACTAACCAATCTTGACCGCACCTCTCCAGATGGCTTTGATAATGACTACTTCACAAACCTTCAGAACAAACAAGGGCTTCTCCAGACCGATCAAGAGCTGTTCTCAACAAGTGGGGCTAATACGGTTGGCATTGTCAATCGTTTTGCTAACAGTCAGAGTGACTTCTTTG